In the Melitaea cinxia chromosome 28, ilMelCinx1.1, whole genome shotgun sequence genome, one interval contains:
- the LOC123667522 gene encoding zinc finger matrin-type protein 5 isoform X1: protein MGKKYYCDYCDKSMVATPSIIRTHINGVVHQKLVNEHYQRYKDPEIVLQEESAKKPCSRFMMGECKFGGICRYSHYTQEELCHLRNLVAAKNKSTDNHQPSFEDLYKKLQNDKNTRANDTDDKNTVVYDENGVTHVLPWNYNQHLDAYGDNLPPSIKKFKTSDFSKAVITDWG, encoded by the exons ATgggtaaaaaatattactgtgATTACTGTGATAAGAGTATGGTCGCGACACCGTCTATAATAAGGACTCATATTAATGGAGTGGTACATCAAAAACTGGTAAATGAACATTATCAGCGATATAAAG acCCAGAGATAGTATTACAAGAAGAAAGTGCAAAAAAACCGTGTTCAAGGTTCATGATGGGAGAATGTAAGTTTGGAGGTATTTGTAGATACTCTCATTACACACAGGAAGAATTATGTCATTTAAGAAATTTAG tggctgcaaaaaataaaagtacagaTAATCATCAACCATCTTTTGaggatttgtataaaaaattacaaaatgacaAAAACACAAGAGCAAATGACACAGATGATAAAAACACCGTAGTTTATGACGAAAATGGCGTCACACATGTTTTACCATGGAATTATAATCAACACCTAGATGCTTATGGTGATAATTTACCACcgagtataaaaaaatttaaaactagtgATTTTTCTAAAGCCGTAATAACAGACTGGGGCTGA
- the LOC123667425 gene encoding proton-coupled amino acid transporter 2-like has product MVKGALGGGILGGHVAYMKAGIFIGLPFNLLFGMYMTYCLYILVISAQILYRRTRVPSMSYPDVGEAAMACFPNPKVAKYSKIFRYTIDAIICIDLFGACACYQIIIAKSIKQLVEDTQRTTIEGLAPVFCIMLTVYYAFVFNPTFSNLVKVTKLYNFFEYVGMSVFSMSCSGVVIPIENNMKDPKKYPQVLMTGMSLIIMCTFSVSFFGYVGFLDACESPITVNFPMTLYECRVHQDVNLLLKINITIDFKLIGNM; this is encoded by the exons ATGGTGAAAGGCGCCCTGGGTGGCGGAATCCTAGGCGGTCACGTGGCCTACATGAAAGCTGGTATATTCATTGGTCTCCCTTTCAATCTCTTGTTCGGGATGTACATGACGTATTGCCTATAT ATCTTGGTAATATCAGCTCAAATTCTGTATAGAAGAACGCGTGTGCCGAGTATGTCATATCCAGATGTCGGAGAAGCTGCTATGGCTTGCTTTCCAAATCCTAAAGTCgcgaaatattcaaaaatattcag GTACACGATTGATGCTATAATATGTATCGATTTGTTTGGCGCCTGTGCATGTTACCAGATTATTATAGCGAAATCAATTAAACAACTCGTGGAAGACACACAAAGAACAACTATAGAGGGGCTTGCTCCAG TGTTCTGTATTATGTTAACCGTGTACTACGCGTTCGTATTTAATCCGACGTTCTCAAATTTGGTCAAAGTGACGAAACTGTATAATTTCTTCGAGTACGTCGGTATGTCTGTGTTCAGCATGTCGTGTTCGGGTGTCGTCATACCCATCGAGAACAATATGAAAGATCCAAAGAAGTATCCTCAAGTGTTAATGACTG GCATGTCGCTGATCATTATGTGCACTTTCTCTGTTTCTTTCTTTGGATACGTTGGCTTTCTGGACGCTTGCGAATCTCCTATCACTGTCAACTTTCCCATGACTCT CTATGAATGCAGAGTACATCAAGATGTAAATTTgctattgaaaattaatatcaCGATCGATTTCAAGCTTATTGGTAACATGTAA
- the LOC123667522 gene encoding uncharacterized protein LOC123667522 isoform X2 — protein sequence MNIISDIKVSRYQDYSSAYPEIVLQEESAKKPCSRFMMGECKFGGICRYSHYTQEELCHLRNLVAAKNKSTDNHQPSFEDLYKKLQNDKNTRANDTDDKNTVVYDENGVTHVLPWNYNQHLDAYGDNLPPSIKKFKTSDFSKAVITDWG from the exons ATGAACATTATCAGCGATATAAAGGTTAGTAGGTATCAGGATTACTCAAGTgcat acCCAGAGATAGTATTACAAGAAGAAAGTGCAAAAAAACCGTGTTCAAGGTTCATGATGGGAGAATGTAAGTTTGGAGGTATTTGTAGATACTCTCATTACACACAGGAAGAATTATGTCATTTAAGAAATTTAG tggctgcaaaaaataaaagtacagaTAATCATCAACCATCTTTTGaggatttgtataaaaaattacaaaatgacaAAAACACAAGAGCAAATGACACAGATGATAAAAACACCGTAGTTTATGACGAAAATGGCGTCACACATGTTTTACCATGGAATTATAATCAACACCTAGATGCTTATGGTGATAATTTACCACcgagtataaaaaaatttaaaactagtgATTTTTCTAAAGCCGTAATAACAGACTGGGGCTGA